The following coding sequences are from one Campylobacter concisus window:
- a CDS encoding DoxX family protein — translation MKNVDLGLLFIRLGLGICLFMHGFGKILHGLSGVKGILVNAGLPGFLAYFSYLGEVLAPIMLIIGFYSRVGAILVLGTSITILYSYYGFANLFALNEVNGFKSELIYLYIAISLCILLIGSGKYAVKQD, via the coding sequence ATGAAAAACGTTGATCTTGGACTTTTATTTATACGTTTAGGACTTGGTATCTGCCTTTTTATGCATGGTTTTGGTAAAATTTTACATGGACTTAGTGGGGTAAAAGGTATATTAGTAAATGCTGGTTTGCCTGGATTTTTGGCATATTTTTCTTACCTTGGAGAGGTCTTAGCGCCCATTATGTTAATTATTGGTTTTTACTCAAGGGTAGGTGCTATTCTAGTTTTAGGTACTAGTATTACTATTTTATACTCGTACTATGGATTTGCAAATTTATTTGCATTAAATGAGGTTAATGGCTTTAAATCAGAGCTTATTTACCTTTATATTGCTATTTCACTTTGTATTCTTTTGATAGGTAGTGGCAAATATGCTGTCAAACAAGACTAA
- the rpsL gene encoding 30S ribosomal protein S12, translating into MPTINQLVRKERKKVTVKSKSPALKECPQRRGVCTRVYTTTPKKPNSALRKVAKVRLTSGFEVISYIGGEGHNLQEHSIVLVRGGRVKDLPGVKYHIVRGALDTAGVAKRTVSRSKYGAKRPKAGAAAATKK; encoded by the coding sequence GTGCCAACCATAAATCAATTGGTCAGAAAAGAACGCAAGAAAGTGACTGTTAAGTCAAAATCTCCAGCGTTAAAAGAGTGCCCTCAAAGAAGAGGAGTTTGCACTAGAGTTTATACTACAACTCCTAAAAAACCAAACTCAGCTTTGAGGAAAGTTGCCAAAGTCAGGCTAACAAGCGGTTTTGAAGTCATCAGCTATATCGGTGGTGAAGGTCATAACCTACAAGAACACAGTATCGTTTTAGTTCGCGGCGGTAGGGTTAAAGACTTACCAGGTGTTAAATATCACATCGTTCGTGGTGCACTTGATACTGCTGGTGTTGCAAAAAGAACAGTTTCTCGTTCTAAATATGGTGCGAAACGCCCTAAAGCTGGCGCTGCAGCTGCAACAAAAAAGTAA
- the rpsG gene encoding 30S ribosomal protein S7 translates to MRRRKAPVREVLPDPIYGNKIITKFINSLMYDGKKSVATEIMYGAIKAIEKKNAEVKGIDVFNDAIENVKPILEVKSRRVGGATYQVPVEVRPARQQALAIRWLITYARKRSERTMIDKLANELLDAANSKGASFKKKEDTYKMAEANKAFAHYRW, encoded by the coding sequence ATGAGAAGAAGAAAAGCCCCTGTAAGGGAAGTCTTACCTGATCCGATTTACGGAAATAAAATAATCACTAAATTTATTAATTCTCTTATGTATGATGGCAAAAAAAGCGTCGCTACTGAGATAATGTATGGTGCTATTAAAGCCATAGAAAAGAAAAATGCTGAGGTTAAAGGCATTGACGTTTTTAACGATGCTATTGAAAATGTAAAACCTATTTTAGAAGTTAAATCACGCCGTGTTGGTGGTGCTACTTATCAAGTACCAGTTGAGGTTCGCCCAGCTCGCCAACAAGCCCTTGCTATCCGCTGGCTTATAACTTACGCTAGAAAGAGAAGCGAAAGAACTATGATAGATAAACTAGCGAATGAGCTCTTAGATGCGGCAAACTCAAAAGGTGCATCTTTCAAGAAGAAGGAAGATACTTACAAGATGGCAGAGGCTAATAAAGCATTTGCTCACTACCGCTGGTAA
- the fusA gene encoding elongation factor G, translated as MAERKTPLHKVRNIGIAAHIDAGKTTTSERILFFTGMSHKIGEVHDGAATMDWMEQEKERGITITSAATTAFWKGYQINLIDTPGHVDFTIEVERSMRVLDGAVSVFCSVGGVQPQSETVWRQANKYHVPRIVFVNKMDRIGANFFRVEEQIRERLKANPIPIQIPIGAEDNFRGVVDLVRMKAYVWNDEKKPTDYVEEEIPAEVKDKAEEYRAKLIEAVSETDDSLMEKFFAGEELTEEEIKKGIKAGCLRMTITPMLCGTAFKNKGIQPLLDAVVDYLPAPDEIAAINGVYEDGTEVTVESTDNGEFAALAFKIMTDPFVGQLTFIRVYRGSLESGSYAYNTVQDCKERIGRLLKMHSNKREEITELFAGEIGAVVGLKNTLTGDTLASEKDKVILERMDFPEPVISVAVEPKTKADQEKMAIALQKLAQEDPSFRVSTDEESGQTIISGMGELHLEIIVDRMLREFKVDAEVGQPQVAYRETIRKSVEQEYKYAKQSGGRGQYGHVFLRIEPLPAASGFEFVNDIKGGVVPKEYIPAVEKGCKEALQSGVLAGYPVEDVKVILFDGSYHEVDSSEMAFKLAASMGFKEGARKAGAVILEPMMKVEVETPEEYMGDVIGDLNKRRGQVNSMDDRNGVKIIAAYCPLAQMFGYSTDLRSMTQGRATYSMEFDHYEEVPKNVSEEIIKKRNG; from the coding sequence ATGGCAGAGAGAAAAACGCCTTTACATAAGGTAAGAAATATCGGTATTGCGGCTCACATTGATGCTGGAAAGACAACTACTAGTGAGAGAATTTTATTCTTTACTGGTATGAGCCATAAAATAGGTGAGGTTCATGATGGTGCTGCTACCATGGACTGGATGGAACAAGAAAAAGAGCGTGGTATTACTATTACTTCAGCTGCAACTACGGCATTTTGGAAGGGTTATCAAATAAACCTAATCGACACTCCGGGACACGTTGACTTTACTATCGAAGTTGAGCGTTCTATGCGTGTTCTTGACGGTGCTGTTTCAGTATTTTGTTCTGTTGGAGGTGTTCAACCACAATCAGAAACTGTTTGGAGACAAGCAAATAAATATCACGTACCAAGAATTGTTTTTGTTAATAAAATGGACAGAATTGGTGCAAATTTCTTTAGAGTTGAAGAGCAAATCAGGGAAAGACTAAAAGCAAACCCAATTCCTATTCAAATTCCTATAGGTGCCGAGGATAACTTTAGAGGTGTGGTTGACCTTGTAAGAATGAAAGCTTATGTTTGGAATGACGAGAAAAAGCCAACTGACTATGTAGAAGAAGAAATTCCAGCTGAAGTTAAAGATAAAGCTGAAGAATACCGCGCAAAACTAATCGAAGCTGTTTCTGAAACAGACGATAGCTTGATGGAGAAATTCTTTGCAGGCGAAGAACTAACTGAAGAAGAGATCAAAAAAGGTATAAAAGCAGGCTGCTTAAGAATGACTATCACACCTATGCTTTGCGGAACTGCGTTTAAGAACAAAGGTATCCAACCTCTACTTGATGCTGTTGTTGATTATTTACCAGCTCCAGATGAGATCGCAGCGATAAATGGTGTTTATGAAGATGGCACTGAAGTGACTGTTGAAAGTACAGATAATGGCGAATTTGCTGCTCTTGCGTTTAAGATCATGACTGACCCATTTGTTGGACAGCTAACATTTATCCGTGTTTATAGAGGAAGCCTTGAAAGCGGTAGTTATGCTTACAACACAGTTCAAGACTGCAAAGAGAGAATCGGCCGCTTACTAAAAATGCACTCAAATAAACGTGAAGAGATTACAGAACTTTTCGCTGGTGAAATCGGTGCTGTTGTTGGTCTAAAAAATACCCTAACCGGCGATACTCTTGCAAGTGAAAAAGATAAAGTTATCCTTGAGAGAATGGACTTCCCAGAGCCAGTTATTAGTGTTGCGGTTGAGCCAAAAACAAAAGCAGATCAAGAAAAAATGGCGATCGCTCTTCAAAAACTAGCTCAAGAAGATCCAAGCTTTAGAGTTAGCACTGATGAAGAGAGCGGACAAACTATCATTAGTGGTATGGGTGAGCTTCACCTAGAGATCATTGTTGATCGTATGCTTCGTGAATTTAAAGTAGATGCTGAAGTTGGTCAGCCACAAGTTGCATACCGCGAGACTATCCGTAAGTCAGTTGAACAAGAGTATAAGTATGCTAAACAATCAGGTGGTCGTGGTCAATATGGTCACGTATTCTTACGTATCGAGCCACTTCCAGCTGCTAGTGGATTTGAATTTGTTAACGACATCAAAGGTGGTGTTGTTCCAAAAGAGTACATCCCAGCTGTTGAAAAAGGTTGTAAAGAGGCACTTCAAAGCGGTGTTCTTGCTGGATATCCAGTTGAAGATGTTAAAGTTATACTTTTTGATGGTAGTTACCACGAAGTTGACTCATCTGAAATGGCGTTTAAACTTGCTGCTTCAATGGGCTTTAAAGAGGGCGCTAGAAAAGCAGGCGCGGTTATCCTTGAGCCAATGATGAAAGTTGAAGTTGAGACTCCAGAAGAGTATATGGGTGATGTTATCGGTGACCTTAATAAACGCCGTGGGCAAGTAAATTCAATGGATGATAGAAATGGTGTAAAAATCATTGCAGCTTATTGTCCACTTGCTCAAATGTTTGGCTACTCAACAGATCTTCGCTCAATGACTCAAGGTCGTGCGACTTACTCTATGGAATTTGATCACTACGAAGAAGTTCCTAAAAACGTAAGTGAAGAGATCATTAAAAAGAGAAATGGCTAA
- a CDS encoding rhodanese-like domain-containing protein, whose amino-acid sequence MKKILLLGAVCCMLSADVKTVNISPDEIKKYDQIIDIRTPSEWQETGVIAGAKTITFNPNDKSAFLEELSKAVDIKKPIALVCRSGRRSTAAAAAIDSSDLKIINLDGGMSSLIEQGYKTTPYKK is encoded by the coding sequence ATGAAAAAAATTTTACTTTTAGGAGCCGTTTGTTGCATGTTGTCAGCTGATGTTAAAACCGTTAACATAAGCCCAGATGAGATCAAAAAATATGATCAGATTATCGATATAAGAACTCCATCTGAGTGGCAAGAGACTGGCGTTATCGCAGGTGCAAAGACTATAACTTTTAATCCAAACGATAAGAGTGCATTTTTGGAGGAGCTTTCAAAGGCAGTTGATATCAAAAAACCTATTGCTCTTGTTTGCAGAAGCGGCAGAAGAAGTACGGCAGCAGCCGCAGCGATAGATAGCTCAGATCTTAAGATAATAAATTTAGATGGAGGTATGAGTAGCTTGATCGAGCAAGGCTATAAAACTACGCCTTATAAAAAATAA
- a CDS encoding Dps family protein, whose translation MSKVILQLNTIQADANALYIKFHDLHWNVKGIQFFSVHEYTEKAYEDMSDIFDAVAERALMLGGRPIAKAEELAKVAHIKHEPKESYTPTEVLDIVLADYKHLLGEFKKLDELAEGDTTTQMYAQDQIAKFEKAIWMLNATLSK comes from the coding sequence ATGTCAAAAGTTATTTTACAGTTAAACACAATTCAGGCTGATGCGAATGCACTTTACATTAAATTTCACGATCTTCACTGGAATGTAAAAGGTATTCAATTTTTTAGCGTCCATGAATACACAGAAAAAGCTTATGAAGATATGAGTGATATATTTGATGCAGTTGCAGAAAGAGCTCTTATGCTTGGCGGCAGACCTATCGCAAAGGCTGAGGAGTTAGCAAAAGTCGCTCACATAAAACACGAGCCAAAAGAAAGCTACACTCCGACTGAAGTTTTGGATATTGTTTTGGCTGATTACAAGCACCTTTTGGGCGAGTTTAAAAAGCTTGACGAGCTTGCAGAAGGCGATACAACAACTCAAATGTATGCACAAGATCAAATTGCAAAATTTGAAAAAGCCATCTGGATGCTAAACGCAACACTTAGCAAATAA
- a CDS encoding hydrogenase-4 component G, with protein MKISQIANSYNNSSLKGNVKSEISLHKDEKDISKKESEIINLTAKDISNGYFLQYQKEIVKSSSSNLLAQGSLSFNAPKNLSEILSGLDLVSTGYNGKSLNELSSDEADDLISENGFFGIVNTADRIASFVLNGAGDDVEKLKAGREGVAKGFEDAKKIWGGELPEISQKTIEKTLETLDKKIAELGGNVLNVSA; from the coding sequence ATGAAAATTTCTCAAATCGCAAACTCATATAATAATTCAAGCCTAAAAGGAAATGTAAAATCAGAAATTTCACTTCATAAAGATGAAAAGGATATTTCTAAAAAAGAGTCTGAAATTATAAATTTAACAGCCAAAGACATTTCAAATGGCTACTTTTTGCAGTATCAAAAAGAGATCGTTAAAAGTAGTAGTTCAAATTTATTAGCCCAAGGTAGCTTAAGCTTTAATGCGCCTAAAAATTTATCAGAAATTTTATCAGGACTTGATCTTGTAAGTACCGGCTATAACGGTAAATCTTTAAACGAGCTAAGTAGTGACGAGGCAGATGATCTTATTAGCGAGAATGGATTTTTTGGTATCGTAAATACGGCTGATAGGATAGCTAGCTTTGTGTTAAATGGTGCAGGTGATGATGTGGAAAAACTAAAAGCTGGTAGAGAGGGTGTGGCAAAGGGTTTTGAGGATGCGAAGAAAATTTGGGGAGGTGAGCTTCCTGAAATTTCACAAAAGACTATTGAAAAGACCCTTGAGACACTTGATAAAAAGATCGCCGAGCTTGGCGGTAACGTTTTAAATGTTTCAGCTTAA
- a CDS encoding major outer membrane protein, whose translation MKLTKISLAALVALGAFSSVASATPLEEAIKNVDLSGFARYRYTNTRDKSADASATPSENRSDAKHNFKMITNFKAAIDDNFFGVIGLRYNANDGSGDNAKAGTDKTNTTDSFKVYQFYLGYKVGATTITAGKQVIGSYFTDDAVGTGVRIVNEDIEGLTLTALAFDAIEGDDTESDGDLYAAKDANGDDINRVKVYDFGNLYAAGIAGSYSPIDFQLWYASLTNLADLLAADVTANFAINDDVSLGGRINYVNSTADASAKSHLSKSIDASNGVAKYNDGNFYAGELTASLFGLDARLGYMGWKVQDKGVTSFAFEDKGSLIDVGELTLDPTWANGKANLIYATAGYTFDKFTVGADYIKGHIKHAAAPGKNGKEKVEEITPRFAYAYSKKLTFSSYYAFKTSKFADEAKNKEDQFRFEAKYSF comes from the coding sequence ATGAAACTAACAAAAATTAGTTTAGCCGCTTTGGTTGCTTTAGGTGCGTTTTCAAGCGTAGCAAGTGCTACTCCACTTGAAGAAGCTATAAAAAATGTAGATCTTTCAGGATTTGCAAGATATAGATATACAAATACTAGAGATAAAAGTGCTGATGCTTCAGCAACTCCTTCAGAAAATAGAAGTGATGCAAAACATAACTTTAAAATGATTACAAATTTTAAAGCTGCCATCGATGATAACTTCTTTGGTGTTATCGGCCTAAGATATAATGCAAATGACGGTTCAGGCGATAATGCTAAAGCTGGAACAGATAAAACAAATACAACTGATTCATTTAAAGTTTATCAATTTTATCTAGGCTACAAAGTAGGTGCTACTACTATAACAGCTGGTAAACAAGTTATAGGTTCATACTTTACTGATGATGCTGTCGGTACTGGTGTAAGAATAGTAAATGAAGATATCGAAGGTCTTACTTTAACAGCTCTAGCTTTTGATGCTATTGAAGGTGATGATACAGAAAGTGATGGTGATTTATACGCGGCTAAAGATGCAAATGGTGACGATATAAATAGGGTAAAAGTTTATGATTTTGGTAATCTATATGCAGCAGGTATAGCTGGTTCATATAGCCCAATAGACTTCCAACTATGGTATGCAAGCTTAACAAACCTAGCTGACCTTCTTGCTGCTGATGTAACTGCAAACTTTGCTATAAATGATGATGTTAGCTTGGGTGGTAGAATCAACTATGTAAATAGCACAGCAGATGCAAGCGCAAAATCACACCTATCTAAAAGTATAGATGCATCTAATGGCGTAGCAAAATATAATGATGGTAATTTCTATGCTGGTGAACTTACAGCTTCGCTATTTGGTCTTGATGCAAGATTAGGTTACATGGGCTGGAAAGTTCAAGATAAGGGCGTAACATCATTTGCATTTGAAGATAAAGGTAGCTTAATAGATGTAGGTGAGCTTACACTTGATCCAACTTGGGCTAATGGTAAAGCTAACTTAATATATGCAACAGCTGGATATACATTTGATAAATTCACAGTTGGTGCTGACTACATAAAAGGTCATATTAAACATGCTGCAGCTCCTGGCAAAAATGGCAAAGAAAAAGTTGAAGAGATTACTCCAAGATTTGCATACGCATATAGCAAAAAGTTAACATTTAGCTCATACTATGCATTCAAAACTTCAAAATTTGCTGATGAGGCTAAAAACAAAGAAGATCAATTCAGATTTGAAGCTAAATACTCATTCTAA
- a CDS encoding c-type cytochrome, with protein MKSIKISFLACFLVANAFAASQVYYIEARGEFGKELAEMAKKQANDRNEKVNIYVDEDPRRYKDNRILKLGVDRKGRYSVSLGKELYEKQCASCHGENADKRPFGSTPLKNMDAKDIEDSIISYRSDSSFGGSGKNVMQNQAKILSNNDLGAILAYLKGKDALADQDTNENKPVSTETKQGSYLR; from the coding sequence ATGAAAAGTATTAAAATTTCTTTTTTGGCGTGTTTTTTGGTGGCAAATGCCTTTGCAGCTTCACAAGTCTACTATATAGAAGCTCGTGGTGAGTTTGGTAAAGAACTTGCTGAAATGGCAAAAAAGCAGGCTAATGATAGAAATGAAAAAGTAAATATCTATGTCGATGAAGATCCAAGACGCTATAAGGATAATAGAATTTTAAAATTGGGCGTTGATAGAAAGGGTAGATATAGTGTTTCTTTAGGTAAGGAGCTTTACGAAAAGCAATGTGCTAGCTGTCATGGCGAGAATGCTGATAAAAGGCCATTTGGTTCAACACCTCTAAAAAATATGGATGCTAAAGATATTGAAGATAGCATCATCTCTTATAGAAGTGACTCAAGTTTTGGTGGAAGCGGCAAAAATGTAATGCAAAACCAAGCTAAAATTCTTTCAAATAATGACCTTGGTGCGATTCTTGCCTATCTAAAAGGTAAAGATGCACTTGCAGATCAAGATACAAACGAAAATAAACCAGTTTCAACCGAAACAAAGCAAGGTAGTTATTTAAGATAA
- the ccsA gene encoding cytochrome c biogenesis protein CcsA, with product MLNPKSLFLSMGSAIILMIIFAIASGAATIIESKTSTEAAWYYVYGASWFALIQLLLGINLTYNIFRYNLIDPKKLPSLIFHLGFIVILIGAGITRYLGFEADMHIREKTQSNIVTTKISYLNLTALNDNGEEISAALPLGLSDAKKGFDLKLKIADNEANLKFKEFVPNASYKFVDDKNGQPVVEFVVSNESESEEIFLLEEEEARVADISFIFNAKPDENKKYVLFKLVDGNFTVTSNTDLSKFTMSDSSKTELKAGSVNDFGMGSLYTISNINFAPRLVSAHASRKLVSTKDSEFNALIAELNYKGESKEMHIFYNLTEPSRLAVAGQKFNASWGAQQVKLPFSLYLKDFELKRYPGSNSPMSYSSEVIVKDDTNISGLDYKIYMNHVLDYDGYRFFQSSYDTDEKGTILSVNKDPGKIPTYIGYFLLGLGFVLNVVNPGSRFRKLAKLIDNESTKGGKKVVAIIAIMLLSLNFSSLKAEDFLPNISKEHTQKLSRLIVQSSDGRMKPFDTLSKEILNKIHRSESINSLNSNQAMLSIMVTPDFWRSEKIISLGQSKELKKELGIDENAKYASFNDFFRATKDGGSEYKLTKFAEIANRKHPGSRNTFDKDVIKIDERLNVFYMIFIGEIFKIFPKQDDPSNSWYSPASAMMYFPPKEADLVINMMREYFAAVDAATKDNDWSKADATLDKISAYQQKYGSAVMPSEEKINIEILFNKIQIFERLTPVYLLAGLALLFFVFVKMLAPKVQINGIVRVVYTVNLLAFLAHTVGLGLRWYIAEHAPWSNAYESMVYISWALGFSGIVFAKRSPIALALTSILAGVTLFVAHLSWMDPQITTLVPVLQSYWLTIHVSVITASYGFLGLCALLGGFTLLLIILQNKKKPNPEISRNILEATRINEMAMILGLSLLTLGNFLGGVWANESWGRYWGWDSKETWALVSILVYAAVLHIRFIPKLNNQYAFAVASFFAYWSIIMTYFGVNFYLAGMHSYAAGDPLPVPDFVWISIVIMVLMSVLAFTKRSLCSRL from the coding sequence ATGTTAAATCCAAAATCATTATTTTTAAGTATGGGCTCAGCTATCATTTTGATGATAATCTTTGCCATAGCTAGCGGAGCCGCTACAATAATAGAAAGTAAAACTAGCACAGAAGCTGCATGGTACTATGTTTATGGTGCCAGCTGGTTTGCGCTCATTCAACTACTTCTTGGTATAAATTTGACCTATAATATCTTTAGATATAACTTAATCGATCCAAAAAAACTCCCTTCGCTTATATTCCATCTTGGTTTTATCGTTATCTTAATCGGTGCTGGAATAACAAGATACCTTGGCTTTGAGGCTGACATGCATATAAGAGAAAAAACTCAGTCAAATATTGTTACGACAAAAATATCCTATTTAAATTTAACCGCATTAAACGATAATGGAGAAGAGATAAGCGCTGCTTTACCACTAGGACTTTCTGATGCAAAAAAAGGTTTTGATTTAAAGCTAAAAATAGCAGATAATGAAGCTAATTTAAAATTTAAAGAATTTGTGCCAAATGCAAGCTATAAGTTTGTGGATGATAAAAACGGGCAACCAGTAGTGGAATTTGTGGTTTCAAACGAGAGTGAAAGTGAAGAAATCTTCTTGTTAGAAGAAGAGGAAGCAAGAGTTGCAGATATTAGTTTTATCTTTAATGCTAAGCCAGATGAGAATAAAAAATATGTACTTTTTAAATTAGTGGACGGAAATTTCACAGTTACTTCAAATACTGATCTTTCAAAATTTACAATGAGTGATAGCTCAAAAACTGAATTAAAGGCTGGTAGTGTAAATGATTTTGGTATGGGCAGTCTTTACACTATTTCAAATATAAATTTTGCTCCAAGATTAGTTTCAGCTCATGCTTCAAGAAAGCTAGTTAGTACAAAAGATAGCGAATTTAACGCCTTGATAGCTGAATTAAATTATAAAGGCGAGAGTAAAGAGATGCATATTTTTTATAACCTAACAGAACCTTCACGCTTGGCTGTGGCTGGGCAAAAATTTAACGCTTCATGGGGCGCACAGCAAGTCAAACTTCCTTTTAGTTTATACTTAAAAGACTTTGAGCTTAAAAGATATCCTGGCTCAAATTCGCCTATGAGTTATTCAAGTGAAGTTATTGTAAAAGACGATACAAACATATCGGGGCTTGACTATAAAATTTATATGAATCATGTGCTTGACTATGATGGTTATAGATTTTTCCAAAGTTCATACGATACAGATGAAAAAGGAACGATTCTCTCTGTCAATAAAGATCCAGGCAAGATACCAACTTACATTGGCTACTTTTTACTTGGACTTGGCTTTGTGTTAAATGTTGTAAATCCTGGTAGCCGCTTTAGAAAACTAGCTAAGTTAATAGATAATGAATCAACAAAAGGTGGTAAAAAGGTTGTTGCTATTATTGCCATTATGCTTTTAAGTTTAAATTTTAGCTCATTAAAGGCTGAAGACTTTTTGCCTAATATCAGCAAAGAGCACACACAAAAGCTTTCTAGACTTATTGTGCAAAGCTCAGATGGTAGAATGAAGCCATTTGACACTCTTAGCAAAGAAATTTTAAATAAAATACATAGAAGCGAGAGTATAAATAGCCTAAATTCGAATCAAGCTATGCTTTCAATAATGGTAACGCCTGATTTTTGGCGAAGTGAAAAAATTATCTCACTTGGACAAAGTAAGGAGCTAAAAAAAGAGCTTGGCATAGATGAAAATGCAAAATATGCAAGTTTTAATGATTTTTTTAGAGCTACAAAAGATGGCGGAAGTGAATATAAACTCACAAAATTTGCTGAAATTGCTAATCGCAAGCACCCTGGATCACGCAATACCTTTGATAAAGACGTGATCAAGATCGATGAGAGATTGAACGTTTTTTATATGATATTTATTGGTGAAATTTTTAAAATTTTTCCAAAGCAAGATGACCCATCAAACTCTTGGTATTCACCTGCTAGTGCAATGATGTATTTTCCGCCTAAGGAGGCCGATCTAGTCATTAATATGATGAGAGAGTATTTTGCAGCAGTTGATGCAGCAACAAAAGATAATGATTGGAGTAAGGCTGATGCCACACTTGATAAAATTTCAGCCTATCAGCAAAAGTACGGTTCTGCTGTAATGCCAAGTGAAGAAAAGATAAATATAGAAATTTTGTTTAATAAAATTCAAATTTTTGAACGATTGACGCCGGTTTATCTTTTGGCTGGCCTTGCACTTTTATTTTTTGTTTTTGTCAAAATGCTAGCTCCAAAAGTTCAGATAAATGGTATTGTAAGAGTTGTATACACTGTAAATTTACTAGCTTTTCTTGCTCATACTGTCGGACTTGGACTTCGTTGGTACATTGCTGAGCATGCGCCTTGGAGTAACGCTTATGAATCAATGGTCTATATCTCATGGGCTCTAGGATTTTCTGGTATCGTCTTTGCAAAACGTAGCCCTATCGCTCTTGCTCTTACGTCTATATTGGCTGGTGTTACATTGTTTGTTGCGCACCTTAGCTGGATGGATCCGCAGATCACTACACTTGTGCCAGTGCTTCAAAGCTACTGGCTAACAATACATGTTTCCGTCATTACTGCAAGTTATGGATTTTTAGGGCTTTGTGCGTTACTTGGTGGCTTTACACTATTGCTTATCATTTTACAAAATAAGAAAAAGCCAAATCCAGAAATTTCTCGCAATATCCTCGAAGCTACCCGTATAAATGAGATGGCTATGATACTAGGACTTAGCTTGCTTACTCTTGGAAATTTCCTAGGCGGTGTTTGGGCGAATGAGAGCTGGGGCAGATATTGGGGCTGGGATAGTAAGGAGACTTGGGCGCTAGTTTCGATACTTGTTTATGCCGCAGTTCTTCATATAAGATTTATCCCAAAGCTAAACAACCAATATGCGTTTGCAGTGGCTTCATTTTTTGCTTATTGGTCGATTATTATGACTTATTTTGGCGTAAATTTTTATTTAGCTGGTATGCACTCGTATGCAGCTGGCGATCCATTACCAGTGCCTGATTTTGTCTGGATTAGTATCGTAATAATGGTGCTTATGAGTGTTTTAGCATTTACAAAGCGCTCACTTTGCTCAAGGCTTTAG
- a CDS encoding fatty-acid--CoA ligase — MLIKGLIVFFIVLLLIAICALIYLLLRNRDYSAEIKELALEKEEITIEKLEKLAGDNSLSKNELFELIQIFVGNFSIPAKNNQVMPKEANNYINFIILICSHKNSDAKLISFLDKEAKKKNPSYIVEIEESEKIGIENRKNRR; from the coding sequence ATGCTAATAAAAGGTCTAATAGTTTTCTTTATTGTATTGCTTTTAATCGCAATTTGTGCGTTAATCTATTTACTTTTAAGAAATAGAGATTATAGCGCCGAAATAAAGGAGCTTGCATTAGAAAAAGAAGAGATAACGATCGAAAAGCTTGAAAAGCTTGCGGGTGATAATAGTTTAAGCAAAAACGAGCTTTTCGAACTTATTCAAATCTTTGTAGGAAATTTTAGTATACCAGCTAAAAATAACCAAGTCATGCCAAAAGAGGCAAATAACTATATAAATTTTATAATTTTAATCTGCTCTCATAAAAATTCTGATGCAAAGCTCATTAGTTTTTTAGACAAAGAAGCTAAAAAGAAAAACCCAAGCTACATTGTCGAAATAGAAGAGAGTGAAAAAATCGGCATAGAAAATCGCAAAAATCGTAGATAA